Part of the Actinomycetota bacterium genome, AAAATACATATGACCTGAGCTGTGATGATGAAAATTGCTGATCTCTCCCTCAACCCAAATATCCGGATAATTTCCTTCCAACAGTTTTTTCAATTCAAAATTAAGTTCACTTACTTTATAAATTTTTCCCTCTAACCTATTAATTTCATTAAAATCTTCCAAATATTTTCCCTCCATATATAATTTTGATATTTTTACCTGAATTGAATTTCTATTTTTTTTAAGTTGATAATAAATTTTTTAAATATTTTTATAGTTTTTTGAATTTTTTTTAGATAAAAAATCTATCATTGATTAGATTAAATATATCATAAATTTTAAAAAATATATCGTAGTTATTTATAGGATAGAGGTTTTTAGGAAGGAAAAAATCAAATTAATTAGTTCTCCTCATCATTTTTCTTTGAGGACTTTTTAGGATATTTAAAATCCTTTGGTTTATCATCAAATTTCCTGGAATCTGTGGTATAGAATCCAGAACCTTTAAAAATTATTCCAACTGAAGAAAAAATTCTTGTAGCCTCTTCTCCACAAATCGGACATAAAACTATATCAGCCCCATTTAATTTTTTTAATAATTCAAATTCATTTCCACAAAAATCACATTGATATTGATATATTGGCACTTTTTATCACCTCACAGTTTCGAGATAATATAACTCAATTGAATTCAATTGTCAAGATTTCATTAAGTTGAATTTAAGTAATTAAAATTTTTTATACTTTATTGCTTACATTCTACTTTTTCATCTGTTCTAAATATTCTTTTAAAATTTTTGCAATTTCTGGATCATCTTCTACTTCTGGATCCAATTTAAGCAGTTCTCCTTCAAATTCTTTAATCTTTCCAACAGAGCTAAATTTTACAATCAGCTTTCCTAATTTCTTTCCCAACACCTGACTTTCAACTATCAATGCATCTGATTTTTCTTCCCTTTCTATAACAACAGGCTCCATTGTTATTTGATTTGAAGAACCTGCAACAATAATATCAACAGCATCTATAGATTTAGCTATTTTCTCATCTATCTCTCTTCCAGCTGATGATAAGACTATTATTATATTTGCTTTTAACCTTAAATCATCAATAATTTTGTTAATAGCTTCTATTGGATCTATAGTTTCATATTTCTCTATGATATCACTTTCAGAGCTTTCTTCTAATGGATATGGACTTATTCCTATTATAGCAATATTTCTACCTGATGATTCAATAATAGTATATGCATCAAAAACTAAACTTTTATCTTGCTTGGATACTAAGTTCGCACTTAAAATCGGAAACTCAGCTTTATCATTTAAATCTAATATTTCATCCATTTTATATTTAAAGTCCATTGAACCTAATGATATCGCATCATACCCCAAGAGATTCATAAATTTAATCATTATTTCACCTTTACTATATTCAGTATCATAATGTCCATACAAAGCACTTCCAGCATCCAAAATAATGACATTTTCTTTTTGACTTTCTATTTCTCTAATTACGGTCGCCCTCCGGGCAACTCCACCTTGTCTTGGGTTTCAACCGCATGGTTGAATATTACCTCTTGTGTCATTAGTATGAAGCAACGTAATTTCTATTGGCTCGAATATTTGATCCTTTTCACCAAAACCTTCCCTTTCTTCTAAAGGTACAAATTCAATAACTTTGTTCCAATCGATTTCACCAGGTGCTTTCTCACCTTTACAGCTAAATGATGAAATTAAGCCAACTATAAAAAGTGTAAATATAGTTAAAGATGCGATATTTTTGATTATCTTATTTATATTAAGTTTAATAATCCTATTCATTGAAATTCTTTATTTTATTTAAAATTTTCTTTCCTCAATAATTTTATAACAAAAATAATTCTATAATTAAAACATTATTATACTCAACTTAAAAATTTCTTGTAAACATAATTTTCTAAAAAATTTTTTATAGTTTTTAACTTAATTTAAAAAAGTACTTTTATTACAAAAATTTATTACAAAAAGCTTTAACTCTTATTTAAATTTATATATTTAACCTTTTTTACAAGAAATTAAATATTTGAATTTATCAATAAGTAAAGTAGCTGAATCTTCATAAGAGTATTTCTTTACAATTTCTACAGAATTTTTTGAAAATTCATTATATATATTTTTATCAGCTAATAATTTCCTGATTTTCTTTGAAAATTCAATTGGAGAGTTTCTTGTTAAGAACCCAGCTCTTTTATCAATATTTAGTTCCTCTACACACATTGACCTAACTGCTACTATGGGTAAGGCACATGTCATAGCCTCCAAAACTACTAATCCTTGCGTATCTTTTTTTGATGGGAAAAGAAACAAATCAGATTCTTTATAAAAATTGGGTATTTCATTATATGGTTGTGAATCTATAAATAAGACTTTATCGTTAACGCCAATTTCTTTAACCTTTTTCTCCATTTTTTTTCTTTCTGGACCTTCCCCAACTAATATTAAATAAGTATCAGGAAAATCTGAAATAACCATTGGAAAACTATCCAATAAAATATCTAAGTTTTTTTCTTTAGACATTCTTCCCACAAAAAGTAATATTTTACTTTCTTTGCTAATTTGATATTTTTCTCTAACAAAATCTCCTGAAGCTTTATTAAACATTTTAAAATTGATTCCAGTAGGAATAACCTCAATAGGAGCTATTACACCACGGGTTCTTAATACTTCCTTTACTGTTTCTGAAGGAGTTACTACCAAATCACAATTATTAGAAAAATCTACACTTAATTTTATTGCCATTCTCTTTATAAATTTTTGAGGTAATGGAATGTAATGAGAATAATTTTCATAAAAAGAGTGGTGAGTAAAAACAAGTGGTAACTTATATTTCTTCACTAATCGTTTTACTACTTGTCCAAAAATTATTGGATGCTGTATATGTATTATGTCAAACCCTATCTTGGAAAATAATTTATCCATTTTTATGTATGTGGGTACAGGGATTCTTATGCTCTT contains:
- a CDS encoding zinc ribbon domain-containing protein: MPIYQYQCDFCGNEFELLKKLNGADIVLCPICGEEATRIFSSVGIIFKGSGFYTTDSRKFDDKPKDFKYPKKSSKKNDEEN
- a CDS encoding glycosyltransferase family 4 protein translates to MKIAIITEGYKPFINGVIVSIDLFAKQFRKLGHEVYIFAPSYPDYEEDEEYIFRLRSVPSIIQKSIRIPVPTYIKMDKLFSKIGFDIIHIQHPIIFGQVVKRLVKKYKLPLVFTHHSFYENYSHYIPLPQKFIKRMAIKLSVDFSNNCDLVVTPSETVKEVLRTRGVIAPIEVIPTGINFKMFNKASGDFVREKYQISKESKILLFVGRMSKEKNLDILLDSFPMVISDFPDTYLILVGEGPERKKMEKKVKEIGVNDKVLFIDSQPYNEIPNFYKESDLFLFPSKKDTQGLVVLEAMTCALPIVAVRSMCVEELNIDKRAGFLTRNSPIEFSKKIRKLLADKNIYNEFSKNSVEIVKKYSYEDSATLLIDKFKYLISCKKG